A region from the Haloarcula limicola genome encodes:
- a CDS encoding PKD domain-containing protein — protein sequence MRTTGVVVAALAVLAVAATASAAAAAENRPPLTDAGLDQTVTANTTVYLDANGSRDPDGTITRVEWSIRTPGGDAITPACPTCRQTEFRPDGTGRYAVTVRATDDDGATRADTLYVTVTPSNGPAVSLTAPDTVDRRSNVRLTATVAGNDVPISTVDWLVDGRATNHTSLSRENATVNTTHSFDATGSRTVRVVAYDQLGRRGTAMESVRVVNATGRGSSDASSNNCHFWEQNCLTDATFRNVNTGERTIMDANGDGKITLWIDGQPVDAGDYVNTEDYAQDNGGYGYNLDELESDVMSERKRRQSSNDDSSSDSNSGSDSSDEDSDDTSGAGGCAYCTGGYAGYGDDDSSDSDAAENSGAGACLYCRLASPAATTLGLVVVSG from the coding sequence ATGCGAACGACGGGGGTGGTCGTCGCCGCGCTCGCGGTGCTCGCAGTAGCGGCTACGGCTAGTGCGGCCGCCGCTGCCGAGAATCGGCCGCCGCTGACCGACGCGGGACTCGACCAGACGGTCACGGCCAATACGACGGTGTATCTCGATGCGAACGGCTCGCGGGACCCGGACGGGACTATCACCCGCGTCGAGTGGTCGATCCGGACGCCCGGTGGCGACGCCATCACGCCGGCGTGTCCGACCTGCCGCCAGACCGAGTTCCGCCCCGACGGGACCGGCCGGTACGCCGTCACGGTTCGCGCCACCGACGACGACGGCGCGACTCGCGCGGATACGCTGTACGTCACGGTCACGCCGTCGAACGGGCCGGCCGTCTCTCTCACCGCACCCGATACGGTCGACCGACGTTCCAACGTGCGCCTCACGGCGACCGTCGCCGGAAACGACGTCCCCATCTCGACCGTCGACTGGTTGGTCGACGGACGCGCCACGAACCACACGTCGCTGTCCCGCGAGAACGCGACGGTGAACACGACTCACTCGTTCGACGCCACTGGCTCTCGAACCGTGCGCGTCGTCGCCTACGACCAACTCGGCCGGCGCGGGACAGCGATGGAGAGCGTTCGGGTCGTCAATGCCACTGGTAGAGGTAGCAGCGATGCGTCTTCGAACAACTGTCACTTCTGGGAACAGAACTGTCTCACGGACGCCACGTTCCGAAACGTGAATACTGGCGAGCGGACCATCATGGACGCCAACGGCGACGGGAAAATCACGCTGTGGATCGATGGCCAGCCGGTAGATGCGGGTGACTACGTGAATACGGAGGACTACGCCCAAGATAACGGCGGATATGGGTACAACCTAGACGAACTTGAGTCCGATGTGATGTCTGAACGTAAACGCCGTCAGAGTAGCAACGACGATTCTTCTTCAGACAGTAATAGCGGTTCAGATTCCTCCGACGAGGACTCTGATGATACCAGTGGGGCGGGCGGTTGTGCCTATTGTACTGGCGGATATGCTGGTTATGGAGACGACGACTCTAGTGATTCAGACGCAGCGGAAAACAGCGGAGCGGGGGCCTGCCTCTATTGTCGGCTGGCGAGTCCAGCGGCGACGACTCTTGGTCTAGTGGTGGTGAGTGGATAG
- a CDS encoding DUF7532 family protein, translated as MHFTQREQRALRQAGVEQETIEAASEAVVAATDAAATDLEAFFADRETVYSDMDRAHSASEIQTHAVEYLDLFTHADDIRGYLRFDSWGVPVEGGRVLSDDVVELRLGPTVNGRVRFAADEDAL; from the coding sequence ATGCACTTCACGCAGCGCGAACAGCGCGCGCTTCGACAGGCAGGCGTCGAGCAGGAGACCATCGAAGCGGCCTCGGAGGCCGTCGTCGCCGCGACGGACGCGGCCGCCACCGACCTCGAAGCGTTCTTCGCCGACCGCGAGACCGTCTACTCCGACATGGACCGCGCACACAGCGCCTCGGAGATCCAGACCCACGCCGTCGAGTACCTCGATCTGTTCACCCACGCCGACGACATCCGCGGCTATCTCCGCTTCGATTCGTGGGGCGTCCCCGTCGAAGGTGGGCGCGTGCTCTCCGACGACGTGGTCGAGCTGCGGTTGGGGCCGACCGTGAACGGTCGGGTCCGCTTCGCGGCGGACGAGGACGCCCTATGA
- a CDS encoding DUF402 domain-containing protein codes for MSVRVRGIYATALTRLLSDAGLDVVQASGPIEERFDADFPTERAAATVETTDDRQGVGVSGDSEPVERVLDHLGDLGRDTLHWADPLPAEAVYDGEVTETRGSGAVVDCGDGEGFLPYANADDRVEAGDCLRVQVVEGSAPWTDGRPVLDTTIAVRGELLTLERGGSNSTTAGGPAMLDVIAADPREGWGVSWERESDDASFDGLADALSAANERAEAIDAALDGVGIASEDAPARRYDGGATTWIWFGRESRFALDEQRRAVTTTMTGHHRVKAGDDAASAAVDYVEALCADPGADDETDFPFAVTARQFGPRAGGSIALGHGKPDGRLITLGRADVQSVGADGTVTVEREMSPGGEYDALGVPKEGGDIAETKLKEGRWWYPTVYRDGDGEKKGTYVNVCTPVEIFPDTARYVDLHVDVIKHADGRVERVDDDELDAAVEAGDIPEDLAERARSVAAAVANALDPK; via the coding sequence ATGAGTGTCCGGGTCAGGGGCATCTACGCGACGGCGCTGACCCGGTTGCTGAGCGATGCCGGCCTCGACGTGGTGCAGGCCTCCGGACCCATCGAGGAGCGCTTCGACGCAGACTTTCCGACGGAGCGAGCGGCGGCGACGGTGGAGACCACCGACGACCGACAGGGCGTCGGCGTCAGCGGCGATAGCGAACCCGTCGAGCGCGTCCTCGATCACCTCGGCGACCTCGGTCGGGACACGCTCCACTGGGCCGACCCGCTGCCCGCGGAAGCGGTCTACGACGGCGAGGTGACCGAGACGCGCGGGAGCGGTGCGGTCGTGGACTGCGGCGACGGCGAGGGGTTTCTCCCTTACGCGAACGCCGACGACCGCGTCGAGGCCGGCGACTGCCTTCGTGTGCAAGTCGTCGAGGGGAGCGCTCCGTGGACCGACGGTCGACCGGTCCTCGATACCACGATCGCGGTGCGCGGCGAACTCCTGACGCTGGAACGTGGGGGGTCGAACAGCACGACGGCCGGTGGGCCGGCGATGCTGGACGTCATCGCCGCCGACCCCCGCGAGGGCTGGGGCGTCTCGTGGGAGCGCGAGAGCGACGACGCGAGCTTCGACGGGCTCGCGGACGCCCTCTCGGCGGCCAACGAGCGGGCGGAAGCGATCGACGCGGCGCTCGACGGGGTGGGAATCGCTTCTGAGGACGCGCCGGCGCGGCGCTACGACGGCGGCGCGACGACGTGGATCTGGTTCGGCCGCGAGAGCCGGTTCGCGCTGGACGAACAGCGACGGGCAGTTACGACAACGATGACCGGACACCACCGCGTGAAGGCGGGCGACGACGCCGCGAGCGCGGCCGTCGACTACGTCGAGGCGCTCTGTGCCGACCCCGGTGCGGACGACGAGACGGACTTCCCCTTCGCCGTGACCGCTCGACAGTTCGGCCCGCGAGCGGGCGGCTCGATCGCGCTCGGCCACGGCAAACCCGACGGCCGACTCATCACGCTCGGTCGAGCCGACGTGCAGTCGGTCGGCGCGGACGGGACGGTCACGGTCGAGCGCGAGATGTCGCCCGGCGGGGAGTACGATGCGCTGGGCGTCCCGAAGGAGGGCGGCGATATCGCGGAGACGAAATTGAAGGAGGGACGCTGGTGGTACCCGACGGTGTATCGCGACGGCGACGGCGAGAAGAAGGGGACCTACGTCAACGTCTGTACGCCCGTCGAGATATTTCCGGACACCGCTCGGTACGTCGACTTACACGTCGACGTTATCAAGCACGCCGACGGGCGCGTCGAGCGGGTCGACGACGACGAACTCGATGCCGCCGTCGAGGCTGGAGACATCCCCGAGGACCTCGCCGAGCGCGCCCGGAGCGTGGCCGCGGCGGTGGCGAACGCGCTGGACCCGAAATAG
- a CDS encoding LVIVD repeat-containing protein yields MRRRTFLRALGAGTGGIATATGTAGAHPLPTDDGTPATPGGTPTGSDVLGTLDLPGARELVTSPDGHTAYVATGEGVAFVDVVSPTAPRLIEHRTDLLAESEDGPMRIVQDVAVAGDRLLVAGPAHPTEGAHGFVVFDVSDRENPERVLGYETDTRVHNCDFDGRYAYLTANGRTGNPLLVIDTDREREVGTWSLFDADEAWTEVPAGLRPLHDVWVQDGRAYLAYWDAGTWILDVADPADPSLVSRVRGREPAELSVIDDPGLERTEPPGNDHFVTVNDDATLLGVGGESWDRGDDGSGGPSGIELFDIAEPTEPESLATIDPPPTDDPTPGGVLTTAHNFELADDRCYSAWYMGGVRVHDLSDPTHPREVFSWRDSDSASFWTAQRAAGCFLASNTNANAGSEAQPGVYAFPDPRIEPPSETPGAVGGDSSLVGAAGDGFGVAAALAGVGLAGVAGRKRDS; encoded by the coding sequence ATGCGCCGTCGGACGTTTCTCCGAGCGCTCGGTGCGGGAACCGGCGGGATCGCCACCGCTACGGGCACCGCTGGCGCCCATCCGCTACCGACCGACGACGGCACGCCAGCGACGCCCGGCGGCACGCCGACCGGGAGCGACGTGCTTGGAACGCTCGACCTGCCGGGTGCCCGCGAACTCGTCACCAGCCCCGACGGCCACACGGCCTACGTCGCCACCGGCGAGGGCGTCGCCTTCGTCGACGTCGTCTCGCCGACCGCGCCGCGTCTCATCGAGCACCGGACCGACTTGCTCGCCGAGAGCGAGGACGGGCCGATGCGGATCGTCCAGGACGTCGCCGTCGCCGGTGACCGACTGCTCGTCGCCGGCCCGGCCCACCCGACGGAGGGCGCTCACGGTTTCGTCGTCTTCGACGTGAGCGACCGGGAGAACCCCGAGCGCGTCCTCGGCTACGAGACGGACACGCGCGTCCACAACTGCGACTTCGACGGCCGCTACGCCTACCTGACCGCCAACGGGCGCACCGGGAACCCGCTGCTGGTTATCGACACCGACCGCGAGCGCGAGGTCGGGACGTGGTCGCTGTTCGACGCCGACGAGGCCTGGACCGAGGTGCCGGCGGGCCTCCGACCGCTCCACGACGTGTGGGTACAGGACGGACGGGCGTACCTCGCGTACTGGGACGCCGGAACGTGGATTCTGGACGTGGCCGACCCCGCCGACCCCTCGCTCGTCTCGCGGGTCCGCGGCCGGGAGCCAGCCGAACTGTCGGTCATCGACGACCCGGGACTGGAGCGCACAGAACCGCCGGGCAACGACCACTTCGTGACCGTGAACGACGACGCCACGCTGCTGGGCGTCGGCGGGGAGTCGTGGGACCGCGGCGACGACGGGTCCGGCGGACCGAGCGGCATCGAACTGTTCGATATCGCCGAGCCGACCGAACCCGAATCGCTCGCCACCATCGACCCGCCGCCGACCGACGATCCGACGCCCGGCGGCGTGCTGACGACGGCGCACAACTTCGAACTCGCGGACGACCGGTGTTACTCGGCGTGGTACATGGGCGGGGTCCGGGTTCACGACCTCTCGGATCCGACTCACCCTCGGGAGGTGTTCTCGTGGCGCGACTCGGACTCCGCGTCGTTCTGGACCGCCCAGCGCGCCGCCGGCTGTTTCCTCGCCTCGAACACGAACGCCAACGCGGGGAGCGAGGCGCAGCCGGGCGTCTACGCCTTCCCCGACCCCAGAATCGAACCGCCATCGGAGACGCCCGGAGCCGTCGGCGGCGACAGCAGCCTCGTCGGTGCCGCCGGCGACGGGTTCGGAGTCGCCGCGGCGCTCGCGGGCGTCGGTCTCGCTGGAGTGGCCGGTCGAAAACGCGACAGTTAG
- a CDS encoding DUF6498-containing protein, which translates to MTGRRRFRHAGGLLSILVANLYPLVGVAALDWSLGTVLVLYWVEMGVVAVWAGARALFAERQSAGVSHHRTPLRELREKRGGVTLWSGGPPAYLRNVPFTVGLAGVFLFIWLCYGGFLLLQFDLAVAPTGRLVRTVALGGIAMFVGRGVEFVQSYLGEAEYEDVSGRMVVATPARHALLVILLMPVLGSADGLESTGLFVAAALVVVAKLGYEVFNYRADRVGDRTSGLWARVFGPRDTSAPPPVVETPAGTPDDTVRPSTPGVLVGGVLPGLSVLASRPGYVAVIAAVFGLFWLPALAVAVLALVSLLVAGKIAVHYAVYGTVEYRRYGDAIVAYDRWLDEPQWRIERADLTDRDVPRRLAGRLSGTDVITVRWGEGRDGTTTKVLGPFDDVDDAASRLGLPVRETTEREPNRAVFAAAVGIALTFLVIPVGMVVSAGIPIGEVALLGAVVGPMLLLVLGPLLWVGAMNV; encoded by the coding sequence ATGACAGGCCGTCGCCGCTTCCGCCACGCCGGCGGCCTGCTGTCGATCCTCGTCGCGAACCTCTATCCGCTCGTCGGCGTCGCCGCCCTCGATTGGTCTCTCGGCACCGTTCTCGTCCTCTACTGGGTCGAGATGGGGGTCGTCGCCGTCTGGGCCGGCGCGAGGGCGCTGTTCGCCGAGCGGCAGTCGGCGGGCGTCTCGCACCACCGGACGCCGCTGCGCGAACTCCGCGAGAAGCGCGGCGGCGTCACCCTGTGGTCTGGCGGCCCGCCGGCGTATCTCCGAAACGTCCCCTTCACCGTCGGGCTCGCGGGCGTCTTCCTGTTCATCTGGCTGTGCTACGGCGGCTTCCTGCTGTTGCAGTTCGACCTCGCGGTGGCGCCGACCGGGCGACTCGTCCGGACGGTCGCGCTCGGCGGGATCGCGATGTTCGTCGGGCGCGGCGTCGAGTTCGTCCAGTCCTATCTCGGCGAGGCGGAATACGAAGACGTCTCGGGGCGGATGGTCGTGGCGACGCCGGCCCGACACGCGCTGCTCGTGATACTATTGATGCCGGTCCTGGGCAGCGCCGACGGATTGGAGTCGACGGGCCTGTTCGTCGCCGCTGCCCTCGTGGTCGTCGCCAAACTCGGTTACGAGGTGTTCAACTACCGGGCCGACCGCGTCGGGGACCGAACGAGCGGACTCTGGGCGCGCGTGTTCGGGCCGCGCGACACCAGTGCCCCGCCGCCGGTAGTCGAGACGCCCGCGGGAACGCCTGACGACACCGTCCGACCCTCGACGCCGGGAGTCCTCGTGGGCGGCGTTCTCCCGGGCCTCTCGGTACTGGCGAGTCGCCCGGGCTACGTCGCCGTGATCGCGGCCGTCTTCGGGCTGTTCTGGCTCCCGGCGCTCGCCGTCGCCGTGCTGGCGCTCGTCTCCCTCCTCGTCGCCGGGAAGATAGCGGTCCACTACGCCGTCTACGGTACCGTCGAGTACCGGCGCTACGGCGACGCCATCGTCGCGTACGACCGCTGGCTGGACGAACCCCAGTGGCGCATCGAGCGCGCCGACCTCACCGACCGAGACGTCCCCCGGCGGCTCGCCGGCCGGCTGTCGGGAACCGACGTCATCACGGTCCGGTGGGGCGAGGGTCGCGACGGCACGACGACGAAGGTGCTCGGTCCGTTCGATGACGTGGACGACGCCGCGAGCCGGCTGGGGCTCCCCGTCCGCGAGACGACCGAGCGCGAACCGAACCGCGCCGTCTTCGCTGCGGCGGTCGGCATCGCGTTGACGTTTCTGGTCATCCCCGTCGGGATGGTCGTCTCGGCCGGAATCCCCATCGGAGAGGTGGCCCTGCTGGGTGCCGTCGTCGGCCCGATGTTGCTGTTGGTCCTCGGCCCGCTCCTGTGGGTCGGCGCGATGAACGTCTGA
- a CDS encoding LURP-one-related/scramblase family protein, translating into MSTAQKYDIRAVELTDDSYTVEQSLVRNKYKALDADGNVVLRGKQKMFKLKESFPFVDGDGDDAFQVDAAGYLDVAGNYVLTDSQTGEEVVVLDNDFSILQDTWRIRDAETGEKLAQIDSRGALVTLARKYLPFGAWIPHKYEITDAEGGHVGNIDGQFSFRDRYEITIDDASSVPKEPIVAAAMVIDAIQGN; encoded by the coding sequence ATGAGTACCGCCCAGAAGTACGACATTCGCGCGGTCGAACTCACCGACGACAGCTACACCGTCGAGCAGAGCCTCGTCCGAAACAAGTACAAGGCGCTCGACGCCGACGGTAACGTCGTCCTCCGAGGTAAACAGAAGATGTTCAAGCTCAAGGAGTCGTTCCCGTTCGTCGACGGCGACGGCGACGACGCCTTCCAGGTGGACGCCGCCGGCTACCTCGACGTGGCCGGCAACTACGTCCTCACCGACTCCCAGACGGGCGAGGAGGTCGTCGTCCTCGACAACGACTTCTCCATCCTGCAGGACACGTGGCGAATCCGGGACGCCGAGACGGGCGAGAAACTCGCGCAGATCGACTCCCGCGGCGCGCTCGTGACGCTCGCTCGCAAGTACCTCCCGTTCGGCGCGTGGATCCCCCACAAGTACGAGATCACCGACGCCGAGGGCGGTCACGTCGGCAACATCGACGGCCAGTTCTCCTTCCGCGACCGCTACGAGATCACCATCGACGACGCCAGTTCCGTCCCGAAAGAGCCCATCGTCGCCGCGGCGATGGTCATCGACGCGATCCAGGGCAACTGA
- the uvrA gene encoding excinuclease ABC subunit UvrA, with amino-acid sequence MSKDVIEVRGAEEHNLKDVDVEIPREELTVVTGLSGSGKSSLAFETVYAEGQRRYIESLSAYARNFLGQMDKPQVENVEGLSPAISIDQKNAANNPRSTVGTVTELHDYLRLLYARIGVPHCPECGREVGEQSAQNMVSRILELPEGTRAKLCAPVVRDQKGAFEDLFDDLVSDGYARVEVDGESYDLTMDRPELDENYDHTVDVVVDRVKIADDARSRINDSVETALEEADGTLKVVLPDPPEGAADTLGGSTARATGDLADAETDETTDDDRLVVELSEELACTHCGIDISEIETRSFSFNSPHGACPACEGLGETKEVSEDLVIRDASKPLKHVFEPWSYDRTYYSRQLDNVADHFGVSLQTPFEELDEEIRRQFLHGTDGVVHFEWRTKNGTREKTERFEGVIPNLERRHVETDSDRAREHIEEFMATTTCPVCEGTRLKAESRAVLVDGTSITAVNRMSIGDALAHFEGLEANLSARDTKIAEEILKEIRARLGFMKEVGLEYLTLDREAATLSGGESQRIRLATQIGSGLVGVLYVLDEPSIGLHQRDNDRLLNTLEELRDLGNTLIVVEHDTATMRRADQIIDMGPGPGKRGGEVVVNGPQEELMATEESVTGEYLAGERSIPVPGDRREGDGHLTVRGARQHNLADLDVEFPLGTFTAITGVSGSGKSTLMHDVLYKGLVRRMNDTDVYPGEHDDIEGIDQIETVRLIDQSPIGRTPRSNPATYTNVFDHVRELFAETSLAKQRGYEKGRFSFNVKGGRCEACGGQGTVTIDMNFLSDVEVPCEECNGARYNDETLDVEFKGKTIADVLDMTVEEAYDFFESHTGIRRRLKLLKDVGLDYMRLGQPSTTLSGGEAQRIKLAEELGKKDSGETLYLLDEPTTGLHPEDERKLIDVLHRLTDNGNTVVVIEHELDLVKNADHVVDLGPEGGEHGGDLVAAGTPESVAENEDSHTGRYLRDLLPDVDLEGPRADSDVAAPAADD; translated from the coding sequence ATGAGCAAGGACGTCATCGAGGTCAGGGGTGCAGAGGAACACAACCTCAAGGACGTCGACGTGGAGATTCCGCGCGAGGAACTCACCGTCGTCACGGGGCTGTCCGGGTCGGGCAAATCCTCGCTCGCCTTCGAGACGGTGTACGCCGAGGGCCAGCGGCGCTACATCGAGTCGCTGTCGGCGTACGCCCGGAACTTCCTCGGTCAGATGGACAAACCGCAGGTCGAGAACGTCGAGGGGCTCTCGCCGGCTATCTCCATCGACCAGAAGAACGCCGCCAACAACCCGCGCTCGACGGTCGGGACCGTCACCGAACTGCACGACTACCTCCGACTGCTGTACGCCCGCATCGGCGTGCCCCACTGTCCCGAGTGTGGCCGCGAGGTCGGCGAGCAGTCGGCACAGAACATGGTCTCGCGCATCCTCGAACTCCCCGAGGGGACCCGCGCGAAGCTCTGTGCGCCGGTCGTCCGCGACCAGAAGGGCGCCTTCGAGGATCTCTTCGACGACCTCGTGAGCGACGGCTACGCCCGCGTTGAGGTCGACGGCGAGAGCTACGACCTGACGATGGACCGCCCCGAGTTAGACGAGAACTACGACCACACCGTCGACGTGGTGGTCGACCGCGTGAAGATAGCGGACGACGCCCGATCGCGCATCAACGACTCCGTCGAGACCGCCCTGGAAGAAGCGGACGGCACGCTGAAGGTCGTCCTGCCGGACCCACCGGAAGGTGCCGCAGACACTCTCGGCGGGTCGACGGCGCGGGCGACGGGCGACCTGGCGGACGCCGAAACCGACGAGACGACCGACGACGACCGGCTCGTCGTCGAACTCTCCGAGGAACTGGCCTGCACGCACTGCGGCATCGACATCTCCGAGATCGAGACGCGCTCGTTCTCCTTCAACTCCCCGCACGGGGCCTGTCCGGCCTGTGAGGGCCTGGGCGAGACCAAGGAGGTCAGCGAGGACCTCGTGATTCGGGACGCCTCGAAGCCGCTGAAACACGTCTTCGAGCCGTGGAGCTACGACCGGACCTACTACTCCCGGCAACTGGACAACGTCGCCGACCACTTCGGCGTCAGCCTGCAGACGCCGTTCGAGGAACTGGACGAGGAGATCCGCCGGCAGTTCCTCCACGGCACCGACGGCGTCGTCCACTTCGAGTGGCGGACGAAGAACGGCACGCGCGAGAAGACCGAGCGCTTCGAGGGCGTGATCCCGAACCTCGAACGCCGCCACGTCGAGACGGACTCCGACCGCGCACGCGAACACATCGAGGAGTTCATGGCGACGACGACCTGCCCGGTCTGTGAGGGGACGCGCCTGAAGGCCGAATCGCGGGCGGTGCTCGTCGACGGGACCTCGATCACGGCGGTCAACCGGATGTCCATCGGCGACGCGCTCGCCCACTTCGAGGGCCTGGAGGCGAACCTCTCGGCCCGCGACACGAAGATCGCCGAGGAGATTCTGAAGGAGATTCGCGCCCGCCTGGGCTTCATGAAAGAGGTCGGTCTGGAGTACCTGACGCTGGATCGCGAGGCGGCGACGCTCTCCGGCGGGGAGAGCCAGCGTATCCGACTGGCGACCCAGATCGGCTCGGGCCTCGTCGGCGTGCTGTACGTGCTCGACGAGCCCTCCATCGGCCTCCACCAGCGCGACAACGACCGCCTGTTGAACACCCTAGAGGAACTGCGCGATCTGGGGAACACGCTCATCGTCGTCGAGCACGACACCGCGACGATGCGGCGGGCCGACCAGATAATCGACATGGGTCCCGGCCCCGGCAAGCGCGGCGGCGAAGTCGTCGTCAACGGCCCCCAGGAGGAACTGATGGCGACCGAGGAGTCGGTCACCGGCGAGTACCTCGCCGGCGAGCGGTCGATCCCGGTCCCCGGCGACCGCCGCGAGGGCGACGGCCACCTGACGGTTCGCGGCGCGCGCCAGCACAACCTCGCGGACCTCGACGTGGAGTTCCCGCTCGGGACCTTCACCGCCATCACGGGCGTCTCCGGGTCCGGGAAGTCGACGCTGATGCACGACGTGCTCTACAAGGGACTGGTCCGCCGGATGAACGACACCGACGTCTACCCCGGCGAGCACGACGACATCGAGGGCATCGACCAGATAGAGACCGTGCGATTGATCGACCAGTCGCCCATCGGCCGCACGCCGCGTTCCAACCCGGCGACGTACACCAACGTCTTCGACCACGTCCGCGAGCTGTTCGCCGAGACCAGCCTCGCGAAACAGCGCGGCTACGAGAAGGGACGGTTCTCCTTCAACGTCAAGGGCGGCCGCTGTGAGGCCTGCGGCGGACAGGGGACGGTCACCATCGACATGAACTTCCTCTCGGACGTGGAGGTGCCCTGCGAGGAGTGCAACGGCGCGCGCTACAACGACGAGACGCTGGACGTGGAGTTCAAGGGCAAGACCATCGCCGACGTGCTCGACATGACCGTCGAGGAGGCCTACGACTTCTTCGAGAGCCACACCGGTATCCGCCGCCGGCTGAAGCTCCTGAAGGACGTCGGCCTGGACTACATGCGGCTCGGCCAGCCCTCGACGACGCTCTCGGGCGGCGAGGCCCAGCGCATCAAACTCGCCGAGGAACTCGGCAAGAAGGACTCCGGCGAGACGCTGTACCTGCTCGATGAACCGACCACCGGACTCCATCCGGAGGACGAGCGGAAGCTCATCGACGTGCTCCACCGCCTGACCGACAACGGCAACACCGTCGTCGTCATCGAACACGAACTCGACCTTGTGAAGAACGCCGACCACGTCGTCGATCTCGGACCGGAGGGCGGCGAGCACGGCGGCGACCTCGTCGCCGCGGGGACGCCCGAATCGGTCGCCGAGAACGAGGATTCCCACACCGGGCGGTACCTCCGCGACCTGCTCCCCGACGTGGACTTGGAGGGACCGCGCGCCGACAGCGACGTGGCCGCGCCCGCCGCGGACGACTGA